From the Gemmatimonadales bacterium genome, the window TGTCCGCGCGCCGGACGGCGCCGTGATGCCGGTCTTCGGAGGAGACCTGGCCGCGGAGGTGGGACGCCGCCACGGCGCTCCCGTGCAGATGATGCGGTTGGATCATGGCATCTTCGATGAGGCGACCATCTCGGTGATCACGCTCGATACGGTGCGCGAGATCGGGCGACTCGCGGGGCGCGGCGCGGACGTGCGTCGCTTTCGCCCGAACATCGTGGTTCGCTCGCGGCGATCGGTGCCCTTCGAGGAGGACGAGTGGCTGGGCGGCGTCCTCTCGTTCGGCGAGGGGGTGGACGACCCCGCGGTCACCGTAACGATGCGCGATGTCCGCTGCTCGATGGTCAACGTCGATCCGGACACGGCCGCGCGTGCCCCGGAGATGCTGAAGGCGGTCGTTCAGGCGAATCGGAACACCGCGGGAATCTACGGCACCGTCAGCCGCGTCGGTGGCCTGGCGGTCGGGCAGACGGTCCTGCTTCGCCGGGCGGATGCGAGGTGACCCGTGGGATGCACCATTCTCATGGT encodes:
- a CDS encoding MOSC N-terminal beta barrel domain-containing protein — its product is MPIEIGQVEALFRYPVKSMAGERLEVAQLGWYGLDGDRRLAFRRSDDRSGFPWLTAGRLPELLLFAPQRREDGAEGDLPTHVRAPDGAVMPVFGGDLAAEVGRRHGAPVQMMRLDHGIFDEATISVITLDTVREIGRLAGRGADVRRFRPNIVVRSRRSVPFEEDEWLGGVLSFGEGVDDPAVTVTMRDVRCSMVNVDPDTAARAPEMLKAVVQANRNTAGIYGTVSRVGGLAVGQTVLLRRADAR